In Juglans microcarpa x Juglans regia isolate MS1-56 chromosome 4S, Jm3101_v1.0, whole genome shotgun sequence, a single window of DNA contains:
- the LOC121262368 gene encoding LOW QUALITY PROTEIN: germin-like protein subfamily 2 member 1 (The sequence of the model RefSeq protein was modified relative to this genomic sequence to represent the inferred CDS: inserted 1 base in 1 codon), protein MVAIVALLFVTFAVFFNAAAADPDLLQDVCVADLASGVKVNGFTCKDIANISAADFFFEGLAKPGLTNNTFGSLVTAANVQKIPGLNTLGVSLSRIDYAPGGLNPPHTHPRATEIVFVLDGELDVGFITTANVLISKSIKKGXVFTFPKGLVHFQKNNGKVPAAVIAAFNSQLPGTQSIATTLFAATPPVPDNVLTKAFQVGTKEVDKIKSRFAPKK, encoded by the exons ATGGTGGCCATTGTCGCACTGTTGTTTGTTACTTTTGCTGTATTCTTCAACGCTGCCGCCGCAGATCCTGACTTGCTTCAAGATGTTTGTGTTGCCGATCTCGCTTCTG GTGTGAAAGTCAATGGGTTCACGTGCAAGGACATTGCAAACATATCTGCAGCAGACTTCTTCTTCGAGGGCTTGGCCAAACCAGGCCTCACCAACAACACTTTTGGCTCTCTGGTCACTGCAGCCAATGTTCAGAAAATCCCAGGCCTTAACACCCTCGGTGTCTCGCTCTCCCGCATTGACTACGCCCCCGGCGGCCTTAACCCACCTCACACGCACCCCCGGGCCACCGAAATAGTTTTTGTGCTTGACGGTGAACTGGACGTGGGATTCATAACCACAGCAAATGTGCTCATATCCAAGTCCATCAAAAAGG AGGTTTTTACGTTCCCAAAGGGTTTGGTGCATTTTCAGAAGAACAATGGGAAGGTGCCTGCAGCTGTGATAGCTGCGTTTAACAGCCAATTGCCAGGCACACAGTCCATTGCTACCACCTTGTTTGCAGCCACACCTCCGGTGCCTGACAATGTCTTGACTAAGGCATTCCAGGTGGGTACTAAGGAGGTTGACAAAATCAAGTCTAGGTTTGCTCCCAAGAAGTAG